The Eublepharis macularius isolate TG4126 chromosome 8, MPM_Emac_v1.0, whole genome shotgun sequence genome contains a region encoding:
- the LOC129335193 gene encoding taste receptor type 2 member 40-like — MGSVIPIEKAFVPSSLLAFYLATAGTVYLSVIMTHGLIIVVNLSDWSKGNGLMPNDEILASLALSNLCFSSSSIADYFCSLIWEDFYSVFNKVQRVIFTLDIATSFSSFWFTAWLSVFYCMKIVNFKQAFLLKMKLKFSGLIHWLLLGSTVVSLGAALLFQWAVRITAHGKEAKETSNQTAGLPSTFNGTCNNVNEKPILLHMSPFYRLLIILLGCSVPLMVVVSSSVPVLYSLVRHTQKAEESLSPFQLEAHLSAAKAVLSLLLCYAVLVTSQTLIRMEIFRNWTYQYFLCLSIQLATLLAQSTVLIRSNPKLKQAAAQLLSGLPGYHRKGNNGRRTDSQEV; from the coding sequence ATGGGATCTGTTATCcctatagagaaggcatttgtgCCCTCTTCGCTTTTGGCCTTCTACCTTGCGACTGCAGGCACCGTCTATCTCTCGGTCATCATGACCCACGGACTTATCATTGTGGTGAATCTCTCTGATTGGTCTAAAGGAAACGGTCTGATGCCGAACGATGAGATCCTGGCGAGCCTCGCGCTGTCTAACCTTTGCTTCTCCTCTTCATCGATTGCGGACTATTTTTGTTCGCTCATTTGGGAAGACTTCTACAGCGTATTTAACAAAGTGCAAAGAGTCATATTTACCCTTGATATTGCAACAAGCTTTTCAAGCTTCTGGTTTACTGCCTGGCTTAGTGTCTTCTACTGCATGAAGATTGTCAACTTCAAGCAGGCGTTTTTGCTAAAGATGAAATTAAAATTTTCCGGCCTCATCCACTGGCTCCTCCTTGGCTCTACTGTGGTTTCTTTGGGAGCAGCCCTCCTGTTTCAATGGGCTGTTAGAATAACAGCCCATGGAAAAGAAGCCAAAGAGACGAGCAATCAAACAGCCGGTCTTCCTTCTACCTTCAACGGTACGTGCAACAATGTGAATGAAAAACCCATCCTGCTTCACATGTCCCCGTTTTACAGACTCCTCATCATTCTCCTCGGATGCTCTGTGCCCTTGATGGTGGTGGTTTCCTCTTCTGTGCCGGTTCTCTACTCCCTTGTTAGGCACACCCAAAAGGCGGAAGAAAGTTTATCTCCTTTCCAATTGGAAGCTCACCTCAGTGCTGCGAAGGCTGTGCTCTCGCTCCTCCTGTGTTATGCTGTCTTGGTCACTTCTCAGACATTAATTAGGATGGAAATCTTTCGCAACTGGACTTACCAGTATTTCCTGTGTCTGTCGATTCAGCTTGCCACCTTATTGGCACAAAGCACCGTCCTAATTCGAAGTAATCCAAAACTGAAGCAAGCCGCTGCACAGCTCCTTTCCGGCCTGCCAGGCTATCACAGAAAAGGGAACAACGGAAGACGCACGGACTCACAGGAGGTATAA